One window of the Helicoverpa zea isolate HzStark_Cry1AcR chromosome 7, ilHelZeax1.1, whole genome shotgun sequence genome contains the following:
- the LOC124631716 gene encoding zinc finger MIZ domain-containing protein 1, with protein sequence MSGGGENAQFGATAAMVAAATTAAMQDSQPFSQMQNNMTMGNPQYGAMNGYGQQRSHNPAMTGMGMGGNGGMNGMTSMGQMGNAGMNGMNPMAQMANMGMHANMMPSQMGPGQMSSSAKMGPGYQRRHTPYPSGTMLMGQRKTQYMSGQPGFGPTQYPAGYGGRPGFQGQYPPQQPLGPSGNFGAAMRGTMRQSTPPYSNQGQYFNGGVPNQFPQHQNSNAQYGGQYGGQFAQEVAMRTNMSYQHSPVPGNPTPPLTPASSMPPYISPNGDVKPHFNELKPPMGMQNDELRLTFPVRDGIILPPFRLEHNLAVSNHVFQLKPTVHSTLIWRSDLELQLKCFHHEDRQMNTNWPASVQVSVNATPLVIDRGENKTSHKPLYLKEVCQPGRNTIQITVSACCCSHLFVLQLVHRPSVRSVLQGLLRKRLLTADHCIAKIKMNFNQTPTNGSNGSNTANDRDSVEQTALKVSLKCPITFKKITLPARGHECKHIQCFDLESYLQLNCERGSWRCPVCNKPAQLEGLEVDQYMWGILNTLNSSDVDEVTIDSGANWKATKIANNTGIKQEEDSSDGSVGKRSKAVSPGSMNMPTMNNWDMNQALSPYLPPDMNTIASGSMISSYNQNGQNRNSSSNNQNYDFGMNNGPGSNEFAGNGPLSHLNESVNSLDPLNAMEKSLNDQMPHTPHTPHTPGSAHTPGGGGAHTPGSSHTPGPPSVDHHSLTDVDIPADLNFDPAAVIDGEGTDNLNLLPETSVDPMELLSYLDAPALGELLATPPSSSSSAGSHPPRAPSSDDLLALFE encoded by the exons ATGAGCGGCGGGGGCGAGAACGCGCAGTTCGGCGCCACCGCCGCAATGGTCGCCGCGGCCACCACGGCCGCGATGCAGGACTCGCAGCCTTTCTCGCAG ATGCAAAACAACATGACTATGGGAAATCCCCAATATGGCGCGATGAATGGCTACGGTCAACAACGCAGCCATAACCCAGCCATGACTGGGATGGGGATGGGAGGTAACGGCGGGATGAACGGAATGACCAGCATGGGACAGATGGGAAACGCTGGTATGAATGGCATGAACCCAATGGCGCAGATGGCTAACATGGGTATGCACGCCAACATGATGCCGTCCCAGATGGGGCCTGGACAAATGAGCAGCTCGGCAAAGATGGGACCGGGATATCAAAGGCGACATACGCCATATCCATCCGGTACCATGCTCATGGGCCAGCGAAAGACGCAGTACATGAGTGGGCAGCCCGGTTTTGGGCCAACTCAGTACCCTGCAGGGTACGGTGGTAGACCAGGCTTCCAAGGGCAGTACCCACCGCAGCAACCATTAGGGCCGAGCGGAAACTTCGGTGCAGCAATGAGAGGAACAATGAGACAGTCAACACCGCCGTACTCGAACCAGGGGCAGTACTTCAATGGTGGTGTGCCAAACCAGTTCCCTCAGCATCAGAATAGTAATGCGCAATATGGTGGGCAATACGGTGGCCAGTTCGCGCAAGAGGTAGCGATGCGCACCAACATGAGTTATCAACACAGTCCGGTTCCTGGTAATCCAACGCCCCCGCTAACGCCCGCAAGTAGTATGCCCCCTTACATCAGTCCTAATGGTGATGTGAAACCCCACTTCAACGAGCTCAAACCACCTATGGGCATGCAAA aTGACGAGCTCCGGTTAACATTCCCCGTAAGAGATGGTATTATATTACCACCATTTAGATTAGAACATAATTTAGCAGTTAGCAATCatgtatttcaattaaaaccCACGGTCCATTCAACGTTAATATGGAG ATCGGACCTTGAGTTGCAATTAAAATGCTTCCACCATGAGGATAGACAGATGAACACCAACTGGCCTGCAAGTGTTCAAGTGTCGGTCAACGCGACTCCATTAGTTATAGATAGAGGAGAGAACAAAACATCACACAAACCATTGTACCTGAAAGAAGTGTGCCAGCCAGGCCGAAACACGATACAAATCACCGTCTCAGCTTGCTGTTGT tcaCATCTGTTTGTATTACAATTAGTGCATCGGCCGAGCGTACGGAGTGTATTACAAGGCCTACTAAGAAAACGCCTATTAACAGCAGACCACTGCATCGCGAAAATCAAGATGAACTTCAATCAGACACCGACGAATGGTAGCAATGGATCTAACACAGCTAACGACAGGGACAGCGTTGAACAAACAGCTTTAAAAGTATCGTTAAAATGTCCAATCACGTTTAAAAAGATCACACTACCGGCACGTGGGCATGAATGTAAACACATACAATGCTTCGATCTCGAGTCATATTTACAACTTAACTGTGAACGAGGGTCATGGCGGTGTCCGGTTTGCAA caaACCAGCACAGTTAGAAGGTTTGGAAGTTGATCAATACATGTGGGGTATCCTTAACACGTTGAACAGTTCAGATGTAGACGAAGTCACGATCGATAGCGGTGCTAACTGGAAAGCAACTAAGATCGCCAACAATACTGGAATAAAG CAAGAAGAAGATAGCAGTGACGGTAGTGTTGGAAAACGCAGTAAAGCGGTATCACCGGGATCCATGAACATGCCAACGATGAACAACTGGGACATGAATCAAGCTCTATCACCATACCTTCCTCCAGACATGAACACAATCGCCAGTGGCTCAATGATCTCCTCATACAACCAGAACGGACAGAATAGAAATTCAAGTTCGAACAATCAGAATTACGACTTTGGTATGAATAATGGGCCTGGCAGTAACGAGTTTGCAGGAAACGGACCTCTGTCACATCTGAATGAGAGCGTCAACTCATTAGATCCTCTCAACGCAATGGAGAAGAGCCTCAACGATCAG ATGCCGCATACGCCCCATACACCGCACACTCCTGGGTCGGCGCACACGCCGGGCGGAGGCGGCGCGCATACGCCCGGCTCGTCACACACGCCGGGTCCGCCGTCCGTAGACCATCACTCGCTCACGGATGTCGACATACCCGCCGACCTCAACTTCGATCCCGCCGCCGTCATAGATGGAGAAGGGACAGATAATCTCAAT TTATTGCCGGAGACAAGCGTGGACCCCATGGAGCTGTTGTCGTACTTAGATGCGCCGGCACTCGGTGAGCTATTAGCGACACCGCCGTCATCATCGTCGTCGGCGGGCAGCCACCCGCCACGAGCGCCATCCTCCGACGACCTCCTAGCGCTGTTCGAGTGA